In the genome of Segatella copri, one region contains:
- a CDS encoding sensor histidine kinase: MKLHLKYIVTLVITALVCIFAYQTYWLVGLYLSQEKGVEAKIKGGMEYAHFMEMKKRIERLRNDDKGPHRQLTGAVAFSMDEDDDIDQKVKVKKVRGGKIVQSVQTTFTKQEKHSEDDKDQELMMMMSGKLATMVQQALFGKLNEIAKPDINDYDSAWVAKMLSDSLLVGDNAHPLPHQIQLFAGKKVLAKVTTKGYVPSANAKQYQYVVCNEGEANEEKYVLTLEPLTMTVLSQMAGILATSLFIMLILAFVFWFLIHTMLKQKTLDEMKSDFTNNITHELKTPIAVAYAATDSLLNYGMLQHPDKARKYLTIAQEQLQTLSGLVEQILSMSMERRKSMLLNIVEVPIKEVIEPLISQHQLKVNSGVRTDKKVNVSLSVEPENLMVHADRMHFSNIVSNLIDNAIKYSEDSVKIEIKAFQKAEDEVLVSVSDNGIGIDHDKLSYIFDKFYRVTDGNKYTVKGYGLGLFYVKSLMDKMGGSVSVESEPGKGSCFTLHFLKGKRVKRT; the protein is encoded by the coding sequence ATGAAGTTACATCTTAAATACATAGTTACGCTCGTCATCACGGCTTTGGTCTGCATCTTCGCATATCAGACCTATTGGCTCGTGGGGCTTTATCTGTCTCAGGAAAAAGGGGTTGAAGCGAAAATCAAGGGTGGAATGGAGTACGCTCACTTCATGGAGATGAAGAAGCGAATCGAACGATTGCGCAATGATGATAAAGGACCTCATAGACAACTGACGGGTGCTGTTGCCTTTTCTATGGATGAAGACGATGATATAGATCAAAAGGTAAAGGTTAAAAAGGTTCGTGGAGGAAAGATCGTTCAGTCTGTTCAAACAACTTTTACCAAGCAAGAGAAGCATAGTGAAGATGACAAGGACCAGGAATTGATGATGATGATGTCGGGCAAGCTGGCAACTATGGTGCAACAAGCGCTGTTTGGCAAATTGAATGAAATTGCCAAACCAGACATCAATGATTATGACAGTGCATGGGTTGCCAAGATGCTTTCAGACAGTTTGTTGGTGGGCGATAATGCTCATCCACTTCCGCATCAGATTCAGCTTTTTGCAGGAAAGAAGGTTTTGGCGAAAGTGACGACGAAGGGGTATGTGCCTTCCGCCAATGCCAAGCAATACCAATATGTGGTTTGTAATGAGGGGGAGGCGAATGAGGAGAAATATGTCCTTACCCTAGAGCCGCTTACGATGACTGTGCTCAGCCAGATGGCAGGCATCCTTGCCACATCGCTCTTCATCATGCTTATCCTGGCTTTCGTCTTCTGGTTCCTGATTCATACGATGCTCAAGCAGAAAACGCTTGATGAGATGAAGAGTGATTTTACCAATAATATCACGCACGAATTGAAGACTCCGATAGCCGTAGCCTATGCTGCCACCGACTCCCTGCTGAACTACGGAATGCTCCAGCATCCTGATAAGGCGCGCAAGTATCTCACCATCGCCCAGGAGCAGTTGCAGACGCTCAGCGGATTGGTGGAACAGATTCTGTCGATGAGTATGGAACGACGGAAATCGATGCTTCTCAATATCGTGGAAGTTCCAATAAAGGAGGTGATTGAACCATTAATCTCCCAGCATCAGCTGAAAGTGAATTCAGGAGTAAGAACGGATAAAAAAGTGAATGTTTCGTTGTCTGTAGAACCGGAAAATCTGATGGTTCATGCCGACCGGATGCATTTCTCAAACATCGTGAGCAATCTCATAGACAATGCTATCAAGTATTCTGAAGATAGCGTGAAGATAGAAATCAAGGCTTTCCAAAAAGCCGAGGATGAAGTGCTGGTTTCCGTATCAGATAATGGAATCGGTATTGACCACGATAAATTGTCTTATATTTTCGACAAGTTCTATCGGGTGACGGATGGCAATAAATATACGGTCAAGGGCTATGGTCTCGGGCTTTTCTATGTCAAGAGCCTGATGGATAAAATGGGCGGTTCTGTTTCCGTAGAAAGCGAGCCGGGAAAAGGAAGCTGCTTTACTTTGCATTTTCTTAAAGGTAAAAGGGTAAAAAGAACATAG
- the rhuM gene encoding RhuM family protein: MNKRFDSIRQMDEAGQEFWSARELASVIGYADYRNFCKIIDKAKVLCVQNNKSVEDHFVEVNEMVTIGSEAKRKLKSYHLSRYACLLISMSLSSKKENALPALEYFSGKQNLSSSSLQNADTYSNTDIVFFSDSEGKLRVELVFDGDTVWTTQKRIAEIFQVDVRTVSYHINEILNSGELNKYSVIQKSWITADDGKKYEMNVYNLDMIIAVGYRVNSYKATRFRQWATNTLSEFIRNGYVLDDERFKQGGKQVQVKFDQLLERIQEIRASERMAYQKITDIYATACDYQKNATTTQEFYAKVQNKLHWAITGKTAAEIVYSSADATKKHMGLTSWAQAPDGKVLKSDVTIAKNYLHIEQMKELNGLVSAYIDLAANRAKRHIPTTMEQWVKFLDGFLELSSYPILIDKGKVSALEARLKAYEEYDKFRVIQDREFLSDFDKEVMRLKGELGLFDK, from the coding sequence ATGAATAAGAGATTTGATAGTATCAGACAGATGGATGAGGCTGGACAAGAATTTTGGTCGGCTAGGGAATTGGCATCTGTTATTGGTTATGCAGATTATCGTAATTTTTGCAAAATCATAGATAAGGCTAAGGTCTTATGTGTACAAAACAATAAGAGTGTAGAAGACCATTTCGTTGAAGTCAACGAAATGGTTACTATTGGTAGTGAGGCAAAGAGAAAGCTGAAGTCCTACCATCTTTCCCGTTATGCTTGCCTTCTTATTTCTATGTCGCTCAGTTCCAAGAAAGAGAATGCATTGCCTGCATTAGAGTATTTTTCTGGTAAGCAGAATTTATCTTCTTCTTCATTGCAAAATGCTGATACTTATAGCAATACGGATATTGTGTTCTTCTCTGATTCGGAAGGAAAACTGAGAGTGGAATTAGTCTTTGATGGAGATACGGTTTGGACGACACAGAAGAGAATTGCAGAAATCTTTCAAGTAGATGTGCGAACAGTGAGCTATCACATCAATGAAATCTTGAACAGCGGAGAACTCAATAAATATTCAGTTATCCAAAAATCTTGGATAACTGCGGATGATGGGAAGAAATACGAAATGAATGTATATAATCTGGATATGATTATTGCGGTGGGCTATCGTGTGAACAGTTACAAGGCAACTCGTTTTCGTCAATGGGCAACCAATACCTTGAGCGAATTTATCCGAAACGGTTACGTGTTAGATGATGAGCGTTTTAAGCAAGGTGGAAAGCAGGTTCAGGTGAAGTTTGATCAGTTGCTGGAACGTATTCAGGAGATTCGAGCATCCGAGCGTATGGCTTATCAAAAAATAACAGATATTTATGCCACGGCTTGCGATTATCAGAAGAATGCTACTACAACGCAGGAGTTTTATGCCAAGGTACAGAATAAGTTGCATTGGGCAATTACGGGTAAGACGGCAGCAGAAATCGTTTATTCTTCTGCCGATGCAACCAAGAAACACATGGGATTAACTTCTTGGGCTCAAGCTCCCGATGGTAAGGTGTTGAAATCGGATGTGACAATAGCAAAGAATTATTTGCATATAGAACAGATGAAGGAATTGAATGGTCTTGTTTCTGCTTATATTGACTTAGCTGCCAATCGTGCCAAACGCCATATTCCAACGACTATGGAACAATGGGTCAAGTTCTTGGATGGTTTTCTTGAATTATCATCTTATCCAATTTTGATAGATAAGGGAAAGGTTTCGGCTCTTGAAGCTCGGTTGAAAGCTTATGAGGAATATGATAAGTTCAGGGTGATTCAAGACCGTGAGTTCTTGTCGGATTTTGACAAGGAAGTGATGAGGTTAAAAGGAGAATTGGGGTTGTTTGATAAATGA
- a CDS encoding glycerate kinase → MKKIIIACDSYKGCLSSREVNEAIASGVKEWNADEASPEIITLEMSDGGEGMLDAFLLAMKGERVRIHAHDALMRWIEDEYGIVDDTAIIEIAQTAGLALIEPEQRNPMKATSWGVGEMIMNAYRRGVCRFIVGLGGSATSDCGIGMLKAMGDDWKKIRQECSFVLASDVTNPLCGENGAAHVFAPQKGADAKMVQMLDDRARKFAEVSAKYFGYDRSMVSGAGAAGGLGYAFLQYFNAEARPGAELLLDEIGFDALILDADLVITGEGHSDRQTLMGKLPQRILEHVLKCKKSDKSHVVCSQLAGDCKSPESSFHLVWLVSGGVSDRQAMLNAGFDRVIQVTPDNMPLEEAMKPDVARNNIIKAIRRQFAL, encoded by the coding sequence ATGAAAAAAATAATAATTGCTTGCGACTCTTATAAGGGCTGCCTTTCGAGCAGAGAGGTGAATGAGGCGATTGCTTCGGGAGTGAAGGAATGGAATGCGGATGAGGCTTCTCCCGAAATCATTACCCTGGAAATGAGTGATGGGGGAGAGGGAATGCTCGATGCTTTTCTCTTGGCGATGAAGGGAGAGCGAGTGAGGATTCATGCCCATGATGCGCTGATGCGATGGATTGAGGATGAATACGGAATCGTGGATGATACGGCGATTATTGAGATTGCGCAGACCGCAGGACTGGCTCTGATTGAGCCTGAACAGCGCAACCCGATGAAGGCTACTTCCTGGGGCGTGGGCGAGATGATTATGAATGCTTATCGCCGGGGCGTGTGCCGTTTCATCGTGGGCTTGGGCGGCAGCGCCACATCTGATTGCGGCATCGGAATGCTCAAGGCGATGGGCGACGACTGGAAGAAAATCCGACAGGAATGCAGTTTTGTGCTGGCTTCGGATGTTACCAATCCGCTCTGTGGCGAAAACGGGGCGGCTCACGTCTTTGCGCCTCAGAAGGGAGCTGATGCTAAGATGGTGCAGATGCTGGATGATAGGGCGAGGAAGTTTGCCGAGGTAAGCGCCAAGTATTTCGGATATGATAGAAGTATGGTTTCCGGGGCTGGTGCTGCCGGCGGACTGGGCTATGCTTTCCTGCAATATTTCAATGCTGAGGCTCGTCCTGGGGCTGAACTTCTCTTGGATGAGATTGGTTTTGATGCACTCATTCTGGATGCAGATCTCGTGATTACGGGCGAGGGACATAGCGACCGTCAGACCCTGATGGGGAAGTTGCCGCAAAGGATTTTGGAGCATGTTCTGAAGTGTAAGAAATCGGATAAAAGCCATGTTGTCTGTTCGCAGCTTGCCGGGGATTGCAAATCCCCGGAATCTTCGTTCCACCTTGTGTGGCTCGTGTCGGGTGGCGTAAGCGACAGGCAGGCGATGCTGAATGCAGGTTTTGATAGAGTGATTCAGGTTACTCCTGATAACATGCCTTTAGAAGAAGCGATGAAGCCGGATGTAGCCCGTAACAATATCATCAAGGCGATTCGTAGGCAATTTGCTTTGTAG
- a CDS encoding HAD family hydrolase, producing the protein MKYIIFDFDGTIGDSQSLIVKTLQDTMRARKLEVKSDEACAKTIGLRLDEAFVSLFGMSAEEGLECAATYREIFLENKKTMIVQPFPHVIETLRALHRQGYVLGMASSRNHCSLDGYVKQMQLEDIFSSIVAGDDVEHVKPAPDMVFKALGEMKGTIDETLVVGDMNFDVDMAHHAGCKACAVTYGNGTRQQLASAEWIIDDFAELLKIVKE; encoded by the coding sequence ATGAAGTATATAATTTTTGATTTTGATGGAACCATCGGCGATTCGCAGAGTCTCATCGTGAAGACCCTGCAGGATACGATGCGTGCAAGAAAACTGGAGGTGAAATCGGATGAGGCTTGTGCCAAGACCATCGGTTTAAGACTGGATGAGGCTTTCGTTTCGCTCTTCGGAATGAGTGCTGAGGAGGGACTGGAATGTGCGGCAACCTATCGCGAAATCTTCCTGGAGAACAAGAAGACGATGATCGTGCAGCCCTTCCCTCATGTGATAGAAACCCTGAGAGCGTTGCACCGTCAGGGCTATGTTCTGGGAATGGCCAGCAGCCGCAACCATTGCTCGCTGGATGGATATGTGAAGCAGATGCAGCTGGAAGATATTTTCTCTTCTATCGTGGCAGGCGATGATGTGGAGCATGTAAAACCGGCTCCCGATATGGTTTTCAAGGCTTTGGGAGAAATGAAGGGAACTATTGATGAAACCCTCGTGGTGGGCGATATGAACTTTGATGTGGATATGGCGCATCATGCCGGCTGCAAGGCCTGTGCCGTGACTTATGGCAACGGAACCCGCCAGCAGCTCGCTTCTGCCGAATGGATTATAGATGATTTCGCAGAACTTCTGAAAATCGTAAAAGAATAA
- a CDS encoding TonB-dependent receptor plug domain-containing protein: MRIGKLLLCVGGCMAANAVSYGQSFRTDSVQALDEVVVKAMQEVTPHQSINYQQLQNLPSNNVADALKYMAGVQIKDYGGLGGQKTVNVRSLGSQHVGVYLDGVRITNAQNGTVDLGKYSLSTLESVSLFNANKTEMLMTASEYASASTVYLKTHRPDSTQLKASYQLGSFGTHKLAATYSYRNWGFIDAAFTHSKGNYPFEYHTEYEDTTGTRRNSDITMFRIESCAFYKGLQWHTYYFNSRRGLPGGIVRRLSDTYTDVGREWDRNFFSQLSYRTQIPFGKHQPSSENLHSIGIRAILKYANDFLHYRSDYPENISVHANNRYHQQDVYVALSASYQIRDFGFSASSDLRWSDLTTDVKNFHYVYRLDSKSSLSAFYQHGGLKASVSGLYTHLADHTQGKAKPLHKMTWNALASYTLGDWTLRSFYKTVFRAPTLNDLYYTMVGNRNLKPEFTKQVDVGITFRKPFIDVQADWYYNRVEDRIVCLPLKGSYQWTMLNYGYTRCMGVDVSVNAHYRQHSLLLTGTYQDDRNRTNPKEDAYNDFIAYSPRWSMTAVYTLLYKGWTASISHMFVDKRYWTAENAIEDPLAAYNCTDLKIGYRFLRHYTVEAECQDIFDERYEMIQRWPMPGRRFGVTFRVESL, translated from the coding sequence ATGAGAATAGGAAAATTACTGCTGTGCGTCGGGGGATGCATGGCAGCAAATGCTGTATCGTATGGGCAGAGTTTTCGAACCGATTCGGTGCAGGCCTTGGACGAGGTGGTGGTGAAGGCAATGCAGGAGGTTACTCCCCACCAATCCATCAACTATCAGCAGTTGCAGAACCTGCCTTCCAATAATGTGGCAGATGCGCTGAAATATATGGCGGGCGTGCAAATCAAGGACTATGGCGGATTGGGTGGACAGAAGACCGTGAACGTGCGGTCGCTCGGATCTCAGCATGTGGGCGTTTATCTGGATGGAGTACGCATCACCAATGCCCAGAACGGTACGGTGGATTTGGGAAAGTATTCGCTCTCTACCCTGGAATCGGTTTCGCTCTTCAATGCCAACAAGACAGAGATGCTGATGACGGCTTCGGAATATGCTTCCGCCTCCACGGTTTATCTCAAGACCCATCGCCCCGACAGCACTCAGCTCAAGGCTTCCTACCAGTTGGGCTCGTTTGGAACCCACAAGTTGGCAGCCACTTACAGTTATCGGAATTGGGGCTTCATAGATGCTGCCTTTACTCATAGCAAGGGCAACTATCCGTTTGAATATCATACGGAATACGAGGACACCACGGGAACCCGCCGCAACTCCGACATCACGATGTTCCGCATCGAAAGCTGCGCCTTCTACAAGGGATTGCAATGGCACACGTATTACTTCAATTCCCGAAGGGGATTGCCGGGCGGAATCGTGCGCCGACTCTCGGATACCTACACCGATGTGGGCAGGGAATGGGACCGCAACTTCTTCTCGCAACTGTCGTATCGCACGCAGATTCCTTTCGGAAAGCATCAGCCTTCATCGGAAAATCTGCATTCGATAGGCATCAGGGCAATATTGAAATACGCCAACGATTTCCTGCATTACCGTTCGGATTATCCGGAGAACATCTCGGTTCACGCCAACAACAGGTATCATCAGCAGGATGTATATGTGGCGCTCTCGGCTTCCTATCAGATTCGCGATTTCGGCTTCTCAGCTTCCAGCGACCTGCGATGGAGTGACCTCACCACCGATGTGAAGAATTTCCATTACGTCTATCGCCTGGACAGCAAGAGCTCGCTCTCGGCGTTCTATCAGCATGGGGGATTGAAGGCTAGCGTAAGCGGACTTTATACGCATCTCGCCGACCATACCCAGGGCAAGGCAAAACCTCTGCATAAGATGACGTGGAATGCGCTGGCTTCCTATACGTTGGGCGACTGGACCCTCCGCTCGTTCTACAAAACCGTGTTCCGGGCACCAACCCTCAACGACCTCTATTATACGATGGTGGGCAACCGCAACCTGAAGCCGGAATTTACCAAACAGGTGGATGTGGGAATTACCTTCCGCAAGCCTTTCATCGATGTGCAGGCAGACTGGTATTACAACCGGGTGGAAGACCGCATCGTCTGTCTGCCGCTCAAGGGTTCGTATCAGTGGACGATGCTCAACTATGGCTACACCCGCTGCATGGGTGTGGATGTGAGCGTGAATGCGCATTATCGTCAGCATTCCCTGCTCCTTACGGGCACGTATCAGGATGACCGGAACCGCACCAACCCGAAGGAGGATGCCTACAATGATTTCATCGCCTATTCGCCTAGGTGGTCGATGACGGCGGTCTATACCTTATTATATAAGGGTTGGACTGCATCCATCTCCCACATGTTTGTGGATAAGCGATATTGGACGGCGGAGAATGCCATCGAAGACCCATTGGCTGCGTATAACTGCACCGACCTGAAGATAGGCTACCGATTCCTGCGCCACTATACGGTGGAGGCAGAGTGCCAGGACATCTTTGACGAGCGTTACGAGATGATTCAGCGCTGGCCGATGCCGGGAAGGAGATTTGGCGTAACCTTTAGGGTTGAGAGTTTATAG
- a CDS encoding PKD domain-containing protein has translation MNRILMSTLLSLSMGVASAQTQNVEVVELHPAPGQFVNTMPQAEEGTTHEEVCKEATEALNDGQIVHLGTYGGYVTVKFDHPVQNKRGSDLRIKGNGFYSSGDPKYGKETIGGSFEPGIVYVGVGNDVNTCKWYELAGSEYYTNEIHDFSITYHKPVAEEGEHSQMFSSFDNYIKWEASWTDKNGERRDSTGYHMKISFHKQSFWPLWEEGETLTFKGGKLPNNAVNYGSETKQYWVLYRYAKDAYGYVDASLNTDDYSTFDIDWAVDEQGNHVDLEEINFVKVVNGTFQYCGWLGETSTEVTGFQDLHLVEGYDENPIIITPRTSTGLSVIKTDSKFAAKDDSYYDLMGRRVATPQKGIYIKNGKKIIFK, from the coding sequence ATGAATAGAATTTTAATGAGCACATTGCTGAGCCTTTCCATGGGAGTGGCTTCGGCACAGACACAGAATGTAGAAGTTGTGGAGTTGCATCCAGCTCCAGGACAGTTTGTCAACACCATGCCTCAGGCTGAGGAGGGAACCACCCACGAGGAGGTTTGCAAGGAGGCTACCGAAGCCTTGAATGATGGTCAGATTGTGCATCTGGGTACTTACGGCGGATACGTAACCGTGAAGTTCGACCACCCAGTACAGAACAAACGAGGTTCCGACCTCCGCATCAAGGGCAACGGCTTCTATAGCAGCGGTGACCCGAAATATGGCAAGGAGACCATCGGCGGTTCTTTTGAGCCTGGTATTGTTTATGTGGGTGTGGGCAATGATGTGAACACCTGCAAGTGGTATGAACTGGCTGGTTCTGAGTATTATACAAATGAGATTCACGATTTCTCCATCACCTATCACAAGCCAGTGGCAGAGGAAGGAGAGCATTCGCAGATGTTCTCTTCGTTTGATAACTACATCAAGTGGGAGGCTTCATGGACTGATAAGAACGGTGAACGCCGGGATTCTACGGGCTATCATATGAAGATTTCATTCCACAAGCAGTCTTTCTGGCCTTTGTGGGAGGAAGGAGAAACCCTAACCTTCAAGGGAGGTAAGTTGCCGAACAATGCCGTGAATTACGGTAGTGAAACTAAGCAATACTGGGTGCTCTATCGCTACGCCAAGGATGCGTATGGCTATGTGGATGCTTCGCTCAATACGGATGATTACTCCACCTTCGATATCGACTGGGCGGTGGATGAGCAGGGCAACCACGTGGATTTGGAGGAAATCAACTTCGTGAAGGTGGTGAACGGAACCTTCCAGTATTGTGGCTGGCTGGGCGAGACTTCTACCGAGGTAACAGGCTTCCAGGATCTTCATCTGGTAGAAGGTTATGATGAGAATCCTATCATCATCACCCCTCGTACCTCTACAGGACTTTCAGTCATCAAGACCGACAGTAAGTTTGCCGCCAAGGATGATAGCTATTACGACCTGATGGGTCGCCGTGTGGCTACTCCGCAGAAGGGTATTTATATCAAGAATGGCAAGAAGATAATCTTCAAGTAA
- a CDS encoding DUF4465 domain-containing protein produces MKKIYSYSLLAAFVAALLSVSSVANAQDNNAAVTAEASQDAAVATFEDLTLEPKSHWAGPADNAEEVSGAYGPEWVGTFKSGSYEFVNSVNPAWGSWMGCSYSNMTATSFESLDKDQWNSAAGHGAEGSTNYGVLYGNSLPNTPMEVIKVADAPDGRVVKGMNITNSAWVVECVKNGNGAANKFKQGSWFKVIFTGTKADKSTASVEYYLADYRSENEADWTCLTDWDWLDLSSLGKVVSLSISFDGTDKSYGYLNTSTYVCIDNVGCEKNLSTGIATGKWNSVELREVARFSADGKRISAPQKGLNIIRMSDGSTRKVVVK; encoded by the coding sequence ATGAAAAAGATTTACTCGTATTCTTTGTTGGCTGCTTTCGTTGCAGCCTTGTTGAGTGTTTCATCTGTAGCGAATGCACAGGATAACAATGCAGCAGTGACTGCTGAGGCTTCGCAGGATGCTGCTGTGGCTACCTTCGAGGATTTGACCTTGGAGCCTAAAAGCCACTGGGCTGGTCCTGCTGATAATGCAGAGGAAGTATCTGGTGCTTATGGTCCGGAATGGGTTGGTACTTTCAAGAGTGGTTCTTATGAGTTTGTCAACTCTGTAAACCCAGCTTGGGGTTCCTGGATGGGTTGTTCTTACAGCAACATGACCGCAACCTCATTTGAATCTTTGGACAAAGACCAGTGGAATTCTGCTGCAGGCCATGGTGCTGAGGGTTCTACCAATTACGGAGTATTGTATGGAAATTCTCTTCCTAATACACCTATGGAAGTAATCAAGGTGGCTGATGCTCCTGATGGACGAGTAGTAAAGGGTATGAACATCACCAACTCTGCTTGGGTTGTAGAATGCGTGAAGAATGGCAATGGAGCTGCCAATAAGTTTAAGCAGGGTTCTTGGTTCAAGGTAATCTTTACTGGTACTAAGGCTGACAAGTCAACAGCTTCCGTAGAGTATTATCTGGCTGATTACCGTTCTGAGAATGAGGCAGACTGGACTTGTCTGACAGATTGGGATTGGCTTGACCTTTCTTCTTTGGGCAAGGTTGTTTCCCTGAGCATCAGCTTTGATGGTACAGACAAGAGTTATGGCTATCTGAATACATCAACCTATGTTTGCATCGACAATGTGGGCTGTGAGAAGAATCTTTCTACTGGTATTGCTACTGGCAAGTGGAACAGCGTAGAGCTTCGCGAGGTGGCTCGCTTCTCTGCTGACGGCAAGCGAATCTCTGCTCCTCAGAAGGGTCTCAACATCATCCGCATGAGCGATGGTTCTACCCGCAAGGTAGTAGTAAAGTAA
- the ettA gene encoding energy-dependent translational throttle protein EttA — MATVDDKKIIFSMVGVSKIIPQNQKQILKNIYLSFFYGAKIGIIGLNGAGKSTLMKIIAGLEQPTQGEVVWSPGYSVGYLPQDPPLDENKTVKENVMEGVQKIYDALAEYEDINNKFGLEEYYGDPDKMDKLMQRQAEVQDIIDATDAWNIDSKLERAMAALHCPPGDWPVTNLSGGERRRVALCRLLLQKPDVLLLDEPTNHLDAESIDWLEQHLQQYEGTVIAVTHDRYFLDDVSEWILELDRGEGIPWKGNYSSWLDQKTKRMIQEEKTASKRRKTLERELEWVRMAPKARQAKGKARLNSYEQMLNQEQKEREEKLEIFIPNGPRLGNKVIEAQHVKKAFGEKVLFNDLNFMLPPNGIVGVIGPNGAGKTTLFRLIMGLDQADGGTFEVGETVKLAYVDQQHKDIDPQKTVYEVISQGNETLRLGGRDVNARAYISRFNFSGTDQSKLCSVLSGGERNRLQLALALKQEGNVLLLDEPTNDIDVNTLRALEEGLEAFAGCAVVISHDRWFLDRICTHILAFEGNGEVFFFEGSYSEYEINKARRLGDTEIKKGRYRKLMEE, encoded by the coding sequence ATGGCAACAGTTGACGACAAGAAGATCATCTTCTCAATGGTGGGCGTATCTAAGATTATCCCACAAAACCAGAAACAGATTCTGAAGAACATCTACCTATCGTTCTTCTACGGAGCAAAAATCGGTATCATCGGTTTAAACGGTGCCGGTAAATCTACGTTGATGAAAATCATCGCAGGACTTGAGCAACCTACCCAGGGTGAGGTGGTTTGGAGCCCAGGCTACTCTGTGGGCTACTTGCCTCAGGATCCTCCGCTCGACGAGAACAAGACCGTGAAGGAAAACGTGATGGAGGGTGTGCAGAAAATCTATGATGCACTCGCTGAATACGAGGACATCAACAATAAGTTCGGTCTCGAAGAATATTACGGAGACCCTGATAAGATGGACAAGCTGATGCAGCGTCAGGCTGAGGTGCAGGATATCATTGATGCTACCGATGCCTGGAACATAGACTCCAAGCTGGAGCGTGCGATGGCTGCCCTGCATTGTCCTCCTGGTGATTGGCCAGTTACCAATCTCTCGGGTGGTGAGCGCCGCCGCGTGGCTCTCTGCCGCCTGCTCCTGCAGAAGCCGGACGTGCTCCTGCTCGATGAGCCTACCAACCACCTGGATGCTGAGAGCATCGACTGGCTGGAGCAGCACCTGCAGCAGTATGAGGGTACCGTAATCGCCGTAACCCACGACCGCTACTTCCTCGATGACGTGAGCGAGTGGATTCTGGAGTTGGACCGTGGCGAAGGTATTCCATGGAAGGGCAACTACTCTTCATGGCTCGACCAGAAGACCAAGCGAATGATTCAGGAGGAGAAGACTGCCTCTAAGCGCCGCAAGACATTGGAGCGCGAGTTGGAATGGGTTCGCATGGCACCTAAGGCCCGTCAGGCTAAGGGTAAGGCTCGTCTGAACTCTTACGAGCAGATGCTCAACCAGGAGCAGAAGGAGCGCGAGGAGAAGCTGGAGATCTTCATCCCTAACGGTCCTCGTCTGGGCAACAAGGTGATTGAGGCTCAGCATGTAAAGAAAGCGTTCGGCGAAAAGGTTCTCTTCAACGACCTCAACTTCATGCTTCCTCCTAACGGCATCGTAGGTGTGATTGGTCCTAACGGAGCCGGCAAGACTACCCTCTTCCGCCTCATCATGGGCTTGGATCAGGCTGATGGCGGCACATTCGAGGTGGGTGAGACCGTGAAGCTGGCTTATGTTGACCAGCAGCACAAGGACATCGACCCTCAGAAGACTGTTTACGAGGTAATTTCCCAGGGCAACGAGACCTTGCGTCTGGGTGGCAGAGATGTGAATGCACGTGCTTACATCTCCCGCTTCAACTTCTCGGGCACCGACCAGAGCAAGCTCTGTAGTGTTCTCTCGGGTGGTGAGCGCAACCGTCTGCAGTTGGCTTTGGCATTGAAGCAAGAGGGCAACGTATTGCTTCTCGATGAGCCTACCAACGATATCGACGTGAACACGCTACGTGCATTAGAGGAAGGTTTGGAAGCATTTGCCGGTTGTGCGGTGGTTATCAGCCACGACCGCTGGTTCCTCGACCGTATCTGTACCCACATTCTTGCCTTCGAAGGCAACGGTGAGGTATTCTTCTTCGAGGGCAGCTATTCTGAGTATGAAATCAACAAGGCGCGCCGTCTTGGCGATACAGAAATCAAGAAGGGTCGCTATCGCAAGCTGATGGAGGAATAA